One genomic region from Yersinia canariae encodes:
- the metB gene encoding cystathionine gamma-synthase, with protein MTRKQATIAVRSGLNDDEQYGCVVPPIHLSSTYNFIDFNQPRAHDYSRRGNPTRDVVQRALAELEGGAGAVMTSSGMSAIHLVCTTFLKPGDLLVAPHDCYGGSYRLFDSLSKRGAYRVLFVDQGDEVALSQALAEKPKLVLIETPSNPLLRVVDIAAICTAAHAVGALTVCDNTFLSPALQQPLSLGADLVVHSCTKYLNGHSDVVAGAVIAKDPELAVELAWWANNIGVTGAAFDSYLLLRGLRTLSPRMAQQQRNADEIVRYLQQQPLVKKLYHPSLPQHPGHEIARRQQSGFGAMLSFELEGDEQVLRRFLSALELFTLAESLGGVESLISHAATMTHAGMAPEARTAAGITDSLLRISVGIEDSEDLIADLENAFQLARPR; from the coding sequence ATGACGCGTAAACAGGCAACAATAGCAGTCCGTAGCGGGTTGAACGATGACGAGCAATACGGTTGCGTTGTCCCCCCGATTCACCTCTCCAGTACCTATAATTTTATCGACTTTAATCAGCCGCGCGCCCATGACTATTCACGTCGTGGTAATCCAACGCGTGATGTCGTGCAACGGGCATTAGCTGAGCTGGAAGGAGGTGCTGGTGCAGTGATGACCAGCAGCGGGATGTCGGCGATTCATTTGGTTTGCACCACTTTTCTTAAACCGGGCGATTTACTGGTTGCTCCGCATGACTGTTACGGCGGTAGCTATCGCCTATTTGACAGTTTAAGCAAGCGCGGCGCGTATCGGGTGCTGTTTGTTGACCAAGGCGATGAAGTGGCATTGAGTCAGGCATTGGCTGAAAAACCCAAGCTTGTATTGATTGAAACTCCGAGTAACCCGCTGTTACGGGTGGTGGATATTGCCGCTATTTGCACAGCAGCTCATGCCGTTGGCGCATTAACAGTTTGCGATAACACCTTCCTTAGCCCGGCGTTGCAACAGCCTCTTTCTCTCGGTGCGGATCTGGTGGTTCACTCATGTACTAAATATCTGAATGGTCATTCTGATGTGGTCGCCGGCGCGGTGATTGCCAAAGATCCAGAGTTGGCTGTTGAGCTGGCATGGTGGGCGAATAATATCGGTGTTACCGGTGCGGCATTCGACAGTTACCTGTTATTACGCGGATTGCGTACGTTATCGCCCCGCATGGCTCAACAGCAGCGTAACGCGGATGAAATTGTTCGCTATTTACAGCAGCAGCCTTTAGTGAAAAAGCTGTATCATCCTTCTCTGCCACAACATCCCGGCCACGAAATTGCTCGCCGTCAGCAGTCAGGTTTTGGTGCGATGCTCAGTTTTGAGCTAGAGGGTGATGAACAGGTATTGCGTCGTTTCCTTTCTGCCCTTGAATTATTTACCTTGGCAGAATCTTTGGGGGGCGTTGAAAGCCTGATTTCCCATGCTGCAACCATGACCCATGCCGGTATGGCGCCAGAAGCGCGCACTGCCGCAGGTATTACTGATAGTTTATTGCGAATTTCCGTGGGTATCGAAGACAGCGAAGATTTGATTGCCGATTTGGAAAATGCTTTCCAGTTGGCGAGACCGAGGTAA
- the metF gene encoding methylenetetrahydrofolate reductase has translation MSFFHANQREALNQSLAELQGQINVSFEFFPPRTSEMEDTLWSSIDRLSTLKPKFVSVTYGANSGERDRTHSIIKGIKERTGLEAAPHLTCIDASPTQLRDIATDYWNSGIRHIVALRGDLPPDSGKPEMYASDLVSLLKDVGDFDISVAAYPEVHPEAKSAQADLINLKRKIDAGANRAITQFFFDVESYLRFRDRCVATGIDVEIVPGILPVSNFKQLQRFATMTNVRVPNWMTTIFEGLDNDPETRKMVGASVAMDMVKILSREGVKDFHFYTLNRAELSYAICHTLGVRP, from the coding sequence ATGAGTTTTTTCCACGCAAACCAGCGGGAAGCGCTGAATCAAAGTTTGGCAGAGCTGCAAGGCCAGATTAATGTTTCTTTTGAGTTTTTCCCGCCGCGTACCAGCGAGATGGAAGACACCCTGTGGAGCTCGATTGATCGTCTGAGCACTCTAAAACCAAAATTTGTCTCCGTGACTTATGGCGCTAACTCCGGTGAGCGCGATCGCACTCACAGCATCATCAAAGGAATTAAAGAGCGCACTGGGCTTGAAGCCGCACCGCATTTGACTTGTATTGATGCTTCTCCGACTCAGTTACGTGATATTGCCACTGATTACTGGAATAGCGGCATCCGCCATATTGTTGCTTTGCGCGGTGATTTACCGCCAGATAGCGGCAAGCCAGAAATGTATGCTTCTGATTTAGTTAGCTTACTGAAAGATGTGGGTGATTTTGATATCTCCGTTGCCGCTTACCCGGAAGTGCATCCGGAAGCGAAAAGTGCGCAAGCGGATCTGATTAATCTGAAACGTAAGATTGATGCCGGTGCTAACCGCGCAATCACTCAGTTCTTCTTTGATGTGGAAAGTTATCTGCGTTTTCGCGACCGTTGTGTGGCAACCGGCATTGACGTGGAGATAGTTCCCGGCATTTTACCCGTATCTAACTTTAAGCAACTTCAGCGCTTTGCCACAATGACCAATGTGCGAGTGCCTAATTGGATGACCACTATTTTTGAAGGGCTGGATAACGACCCTGAGACGCGCAAAATGGTCGGAGCATCGGTGGCCATGGACATGGTGAAGATCCTCAGTCGCGAAGGGGTGAAGGATTTCCATTTCTACACACTGAATCGTGCAGAATTGAGCTATGCGATTTGCCATACCCTTGGGGTGAGGCCGTAG
- the argE gene encoding acetylornithine deacetylase, which translates to MKLPPFIELYRALIATPSISATDSALDQSNEALINLLAGWFADLGFRVEIQPVPETRHKFNLLASIGEGHGGLLLAGHTDTVPYDEGRWTRDPFTLTEHDNKLYGLGTADMKGFFAFILDAVRDIDASTLSKPLYILATADEETTMAGARYFAASTQLRPDFAIIGEPTSLQPVRAHKGHISNAIRITGQSGHSSDPARGVNAIDLMHESITQLMKLRTTLQERYNNPAFAIPYPTMNFGHINGGDAANRICACCELHMDIRPLPGLTLSDLDELMTEALAPVSARWPGRLSIDELHPPIPGYECPTDHHMVGVIEKLLGERTAVVNYCTEAPFIQQICPTLVLGPGSINQAHQPDEFIDMAFIEPTRELIGQLVDHFCQQK; encoded by the coding sequence ATGAAATTACCTCCATTTATTGAGCTGTATCGGGCGCTAATCGCAACGCCATCGATCAGCGCAACCGATAGCGCCCTCGATCAAAGCAATGAGGCGTTAATCAACTTGTTGGCCGGATGGTTTGCTGATTTGGGTTTTCGCGTCGAAATCCAGCCTGTCCCGGAGACACGCCACAAATTTAATCTGCTCGCCAGCATCGGAGAGGGCCACGGCGGGCTGCTATTGGCAGGTCATACCGACACCGTCCCTTACGATGAAGGCCGCTGGACCCGAGATCCCTTCACTCTGACCGAACATGACAATAAATTGTATGGTCTGGGTACTGCCGACATGAAAGGCTTCTTTGCCTTTATTCTTGATGCAGTGCGTGATATCGATGCCAGCACATTGAGTAAACCACTGTATATTCTCGCGACCGCCGATGAAGAAACCACCATGGCGGGCGCGCGCTATTTTGCTGCTTCCACCCAATTACGCCCTGACTTTGCCATTATTGGTGAGCCAACATCACTGCAACCGGTGCGAGCACATAAAGGCCATATTTCCAATGCTATCCGTATTACGGGTCAGTCCGGCCATTCCAGTGATCCGGCGCGCGGCGTTAATGCTATTGATTTGATGCATGAATCTATTACCCAGTTAATGAAGCTGCGTACCACCCTGCAAGAGCGTTATAACAACCCAGCATTTGCCATCCCTTATCCCACCATGAATTTCGGTCATATCAATGGTGGTGATGCTGCAAACCGTATCTGTGCTTGCTGTGAATTACATATGGATATCCGCCCATTGCCAGGGCTGACATTAAGTGATCTGGATGAATTGATGACGGAAGCACTGGCCCCCGTCAGTGCCCGCTGGCCGGGCCGCTTAAGTATTGATGAACTGCATCCGCCGATTCCGGGCTATGAATGTCCGACAGATCATCATATGGTCGGGGTTATCGAGAAATTACTGGGTGAGCGTACGGCGGTGGTTAACTACTGCACCGAAGCCCCGTTTATTCAGCAAATTTGCCCGACATTAGTGCTGGGGCCCGGCTCCATTAATCAAGCTCATCAACCAGATGAATTCATTGATATGGCCTTTATCGAGCCAACACGCGAGTTGATTGGCCAGTTAGTTGATCATTTCTGCCAGCAGAAATAA
- the ppc gene encoding phosphoenolpyruvate carboxylase gives MNEQYSAMRSNVSMLGKLLGDTIKEALGEHILDRVETIRKLSKSSRAGNEASRQELLTTLQNLSNDELLPVARAFSQFLNLTNTAEQYHSISPHGEAASNPEALAQLFTRLKDKKLSEKDMRSAVDELSIELVLTAHPTEITRRTLIHKLVEVNSCLSQLDHNDLADYERNKIMRRLRQLVAQSWHTDEIRKIRPSPVDEAKWGFAVVENSLWEGVPAFLREFNEQLQNSLDYRLPVEAVPIRFTSWMGGDRDGNPNVTAEITRHVLLLSRWKATDLFLRDIQVLVSELSMSECTPELRELAGGDEILEPYRELMKHVRTQLNNTQAYLEARLKGERVLPPTDLLVSNDQLWDPLYACYQSLKACGMEIIANGQLLDTLRRVRCFGVPLVRIDVRQESTRHTDAIAELTRYLGLGDYESWSEADKQAFLIRELNSKRPLVPLKWEPSADTQEVLETCRVIAEAPQGSIAAYVISMAKVPSDVLAVHLLLKEAGCPFTLPVAPLFETLDDLNNADDVMTQLLNIDWYRGLIQGKQMVMIGYSDSAKDAGVMAASWAQYRAQDALIKTCEKAGISLTLFHGRGGSIGRGGAPAHAALLSQPPGSLKGGLRVTEQGEMIRFKFGLPEVTISSLALYAGAILEANLLPPPEPKKEWVEVMDILSDASCDMYRGYVRENPEFVPYFRAATPELELGKLPLGSRPAKRRPNGGVESLRAIPWIFAWTQNRLMLPAWLGAGAGLQKAIDAGKKEALATMCRDWPFFSTRIGMLEMVFAKADLWLAEYYDQRLVDKSLWPLGQQLRDQLEADIKVVLAIANDDHLMADLPWIAESIALRNVYTDPLNVLQAELLHRSRQQEHPDARVEQALMVTIAGVAAGMRNTG, from the coding sequence ATGAACGAACAATATTCCGCAATGCGAAGTAACGTCAGTATGCTCGGTAAACTACTCGGGGACACAATCAAGGAAGCGCTCGGCGAGCACATTCTGGATAGAGTAGAAACCATCCGTAAATTATCTAAATCTTCGCGTGCTGGTAATGAAGCAAGCCGTCAGGAACTGCTGACAACACTGCAAAATTTATCCAATGACGAGCTGCTGCCGGTAGCCCGTGCTTTTAGCCAATTCCTCAATCTGACGAATACGGCTGAGCAATATCACAGCATTTCGCCGCATGGTGAAGCCGCAAGTAACCCGGAAGCTCTGGCCCAGCTCTTCACCCGTTTGAAAGATAAAAAGCTGAGCGAAAAAGACATGCGCAGCGCGGTGGATGAGTTATCCATTGAGCTGGTGCTAACCGCTCACCCAACTGAAATTACCCGCCGGACCCTGATTCATAAGCTGGTCGAAGTGAATTCCTGTCTGAGCCAGTTGGATCACAATGACTTAGCCGATTACGAACGCAACAAGATCATGCGTCGTTTGCGGCAGTTAGTCGCACAATCATGGCATACCGACGAAATTCGTAAAATTCGCCCTTCCCCGGTTGATGAAGCAAAATGGGGCTTTGCTGTTGTTGAAAACAGCTTGTGGGAAGGTGTGCCAGCTTTCCTGCGTGAATTTAACGAGCAGTTGCAAAACTCTCTTGATTACCGCTTGCCGGTAGAAGCGGTGCCGATCCGCTTCACCTCGTGGATGGGCGGCGACCGTGACGGTAACCCGAATGTCACCGCTGAAATTACCCGTCATGTGCTGTTACTAAGCCGTTGGAAAGCAACTGATTTATTCCTGCGCGATATTCAGGTATTGGTGTCAGAGCTTTCCATGTCGGAATGTACGCCAGAACTGCGTGAGTTGGCGGGCGGCGATGAAATACTCGAACCCTATCGTGAACTGATGAAGCACGTGCGCACTCAGTTGAACAATACTCAGGCTTATCTGGAAGCACGCCTGAAGGGCGAGCGCGTATTACCGCCAACAGATTTACTGGTCAGCAATGACCAGCTGTGGGATCCGCTATACGCCTGTTATCAATCCCTGAAAGCGTGTGGCATGGAAATCATCGCCAACGGCCAGTTACTCGATACCTTGCGCCGCGTGCGCTGCTTTGGCGTACCATTGGTGCGCATTGATGTCCGCCAGGAAAGTACCCGTCACACCGATGCCATTGCTGAACTGACCCGCTATTTGGGTCTGGGTGATTATGAAAGCTGGTCTGAAGCTGATAAACAAGCTTTCCTGATCCGCGAACTGAACTCCAAACGCCCATTAGTTCCACTGAAATGGGAACCCAGTGCAGACACCCAAGAAGTGCTGGAAACCTGCCGGGTGATTGCCGAAGCGCCGCAAGGCTCTATCGCCGCGTATGTGATTTCCATGGCAAAAGTGCCATCAGACGTGCTGGCGGTGCATTTACTGCTGAAAGAAGCTGGCTGCCCATTCACTCTGCCAGTAGCGCCATTATTCGAAACCCTTGATGACCTGAACAATGCTGACGACGTGATGACCCAGTTACTGAACATTGACTGGTATCGCGGCCTGATCCAAGGCAAGCAAATGGTGATGATTGGCTATTCTGACTCGGCGAAAGATGCCGGTGTGATGGCCGCGTCTTGGGCACAATATCGCGCGCAGGATGCTTTAATCAAAACCTGCGAGAAAGCCGGTATCTCCCTGACACTGTTCCATGGCCGTGGTGGTTCTATCGGTCGCGGTGGTGCGCCTGCGCATGCCGCTTTGCTTTCTCAGCCTCCGGGCAGCCTGAAAGGCGGCTTACGTGTGACTGAGCAAGGCGAGATGATTCGCTTTAAATTTGGTCTACCGGAAGTCACTATTAGCAGCCTGGCACTGTACGCAGGGGCGATTCTGGAAGCTAATCTATTGCCGCCGCCAGAACCGAAGAAAGAATGGGTTGAGGTGATGGATATTCTGTCTGATGCCTCTTGCGATATGTATCGTGGCTATGTGCGCGAGAATCCCGAATTCGTCCCTTACTTCCGCGCCGCAACGCCAGAGCTGGAATTAGGCAAGCTGCCATTGGGTTCACGCCCAGCCAAACGCCGCCCGAACGGCGGGGTTGAAAGCTTGCGCGCCATTCCGTGGATCTTCGCCTGGACACAAAATCGCCTGATGTTACCTGCGTGGTTGGGTGCGGGGGCAGGTTTGCAGAAAGCTATCGATGCCGGTAAGAAAGAAGCATTAGCCACGATGTGCCGCGACTGGCCGTTCTTCTCAACCCGCATTGGTATGCTGGAAATGGTGTTTGCTAAAGCAGATTTATGGCTGGCCGAATATTATGACCAGCGCCTGGTGGATAAATCATTGTGGCCGTTAGGCCAGCAATTACGCGACCAACTGGAAGCCGATATTAAAGTGGTGCTGGCCATTGCTAACGATGATCACTTGATGGCTGATTTGCCGTGGATTGCCGAATCTATTGCGCTGCGTAACGTGTATACCGACCCACTAAACGTCTTGCAAGCGGAGCTGTTGCACCGTTCGCGCCAGCAAGAACACCCCGATGCCCGCGTTGAGCAAGCATTGATGGTGACCATTGCGGGTGTGGCGGCTGGGATGCGTAATACAGGTTAA
- the argC gene encoding N-acetyl-gamma-glutamyl-phosphate reductase, which produces MLNTLIVGASGYAGAELTAYLNRHPHMNITGLTVSAQSADAGKLLSDLHPQLKGIIDLPLQPLVDVAQAAKGVDVVFLATAHEVSHDLAPQFLAAGCVVFDLSGAFRVQDAAFYSQYYGFEHQHADWLNKAVYGLAEWQAEQIKQAQLIAVPGCYPTASQLALKPLVDGDLLNDAQWPVINAVSGVSGAGRKASIGNSFCEVSLQPYGLFNHRHQPEIVAHLGTPVIFTPHLGNFARGILATITCRLKAGVTAQDIAEAYHNAYQDKPLVRLYKQGVPALKAVVGLPFCDIGFSVQGEHLIIVATEDNLLKGAAAQAVQCMNIRFGFAETQSLL; this is translated from the coding sequence ATGTTAAATACGCTGATTGTTGGTGCCAGTGGTTATGCCGGAGCGGAGCTTACGGCTTACCTGAATCGTCACCCACATATGAACATAACCGGTTTAACGGTTTCAGCGCAAAGTGCAGATGCAGGAAAATTGCTTTCTGATCTGCATCCGCAACTAAAAGGCATTATTGATCTTCCGCTGCAACCCTTGGTGGATGTGGCTCAAGCGGCAAAAGGTGTTGATGTCGTCTTCCTCGCCACCGCTCATGAGGTCAGCCATGATTTAGCACCGCAATTCCTGGCGGCGGGTTGTGTGGTATTCGATCTCTCCGGCGCATTCCGGGTTCAGGATGCGGCGTTTTATAGTCAGTATTACGGTTTTGAGCATCAACATGCCGATTGGCTGAATAAAGCGGTCTATGGATTAGCTGAATGGCAGGCCGAACAAATCAAGCAGGCCCAATTGATCGCGGTACCCGGTTGTTATCCAACCGCATCCCAACTGGCGCTTAAGCCGTTGGTGGATGGCGATTTGCTCAATGATGCGCAATGGCCGGTGATTAACGCCGTCAGCGGTGTCAGTGGTGCGGGGCGCAAGGCCAGTATTGGCAACAGTTTCTGTGAAGTGAGTTTGCAGCCGTATGGTTTGTTTAATCATCGTCATCAGCCGGAAATTGTTGCCCACCTTGGTACGCCAGTGATTTTTACTCCGCACTTGGGGAATTTTGCACGCGGTATTTTGGCGACTATTACTTGCCGCCTAAAAGCAGGTGTGACGGCACAAGATATCGCCGAGGCGTATCACAATGCTTATCAGGACAAACCACTGGTAAGGCTCTATAAGCAAGGCGTGCCGGCGCTAAAAGCGGTGGTGGGCCTGCCGTTCTGCGATATTGGTTTCTCTGTGCAGGGCGAGCATTTAATTATTGTCGCGACAGAAGATAACCTGCTGAAAGGCGCGGCGGCGCAGGCGGTGCAATGCATGAATATACGTTTTGGTTTTGCGGAAACCCAGTCCCTATTGTGA
- the argB gene encoding acetylglutamate kinase, which produces MINPLVIKLGGVLLDSEEALERLFTALVTYREKHERPLVIMHGGGCVVDDLMKKLALPVVKKNGLRVTPADQIDIITGALAGTANKTLLAWAVKHDINAVGLCLGDGNTVSVTPLDAALGHVGKAEAGSPALVQTLLAANYMPIISSIGITKEGSLMNVNADQAATALAATLGADLILLSDVSGILDGKGQRIAEMTAQKAEQLIAQGIITDGMVVKVNAALDAARSLGRPVDIASWRHADQLPALFNGVPIGTRILA; this is translated from the coding sequence ATGATAAACCCGTTGGTCATTAAATTAGGTGGCGTGTTGCTCGACAGCGAAGAAGCGCTGGAACGCCTGTTTACTGCATTGGTGACCTATCGTGAGAAGCATGAGCGCCCGCTTGTGATTATGCACGGTGGTGGTTGCGTAGTTGATGATCTGATGAAAAAGCTCGCGTTGCCGGTCGTGAAGAAAAACGGCCTGCGCGTGACGCCAGCCGATCAAATTGACATTATTACAGGTGCATTAGCGGGCACCGCCAACAAAACGTTGCTGGCTTGGGCGGTGAAACATGACATCAATGCTGTTGGCTTATGTTTGGGCGATGGTAATACCGTGTCGGTCACACCACTGGATGCAGCACTCGGCCATGTGGGCAAGGCGGAAGCTGGCTCGCCGGCTTTAGTCCAAACCTTACTGGCCGCAAATTACATGCCAATCATCAGCTCTATTGGTATCACCAAAGAGGGTAGTCTGATGAATGTAAATGCTGATCAGGCAGCCACGGCTCTGGCCGCGACATTGGGAGCCGATTTAATTTTGCTGTCAGATGTCAGTGGGATTTTAGATGGCAAAGGCCAGCGAATTGCTGAAATGACCGCACAAAAAGCCGAGCAACTGATTGCGCAGGGCATCATCACTGACGGCATGGTCGTTAAAGTGAATGCGGCGCTGGATGCGGCTCGCTCATTGGGCCGCCCAGTGGATATTGCCAGTTGGCGTCATGCTGATCAGTTGCCTGCATTATTTAATGGCGTGCCGATTGGTACACGGATTCTGGCTTAA
- a CDS encoding bifunctional aspartate kinase/homoserine dehydrogenase II, protein MNATAVAAAVTGRQLHKFGGSSLADVKCYLRVANIMANYSHPGDLMVVSAAGSTTNQLISWLKLSQSDRLSAHQVQQNLRRYQHDLISGLLSPEMAEPLISEFIHDLERLAGLLDNKVDDAIYAEVVGHGEIWSARLMAAVLNKLDMEATWLDARSFLRAERAAQPQIDEGRSYPLLQQLMVQHPHQRLVVTGFISRNNTGETVLLGRNGSDYSATQVGALAGVERVTIWSDVAGVYSADPRKVKDACLLPLLRLDEASELARLAAPVLHTRTLQPVSGSDIDLQLRCSYQPEQGSTRIERVLASGSGAKIVTSHDDVCLIELQIASHHDFSLAQKEIDLLLKRAQIKPLATGIHPDRNLLQLCYTSEVVNSALRVLEDATLPGKLSLREGLALVALVGAGVSKNPLHSHRFYQQLKDQPVEFIWQAEDGISLVAVLRLGPTEHLIQGLHQSLFRAEKRIGLMLFGKGNIGARWLELFAREQKNISARSGFEFVLAGVVDSRRSLLSYDGLDASRTLAFYDDEAQEQDEESLFLWMRAHPFDDLVVLDVTASESLAEQYLDFASYGFHVISANKLAGASSSNNYRQIRDAFAKTGRHWLYNATVGAGLPVNHTVRDLRDSGDSILAISGIFSGTLSWLFLQFDGTVPFTDLVDQAWQQGLTEPDPRVDLSGQDVMRKLVILAREAGYDIEPNQVRVESLVPAGADVGSVDQFFENGEALNQQMIQRLEAANEMGLVLRYVARFDANGKARVGVEAVRADHPLASLLPCDNVFAIESRWYRDNPLVIRGPGAGRDVTAGAIQSDLNRLSQLL, encoded by the coding sequence ATGAATGCAACAGCGGTAGCAGCGGCGGTGACTGGCCGTCAACTGCATAAGTTTGGTGGTAGTAGTCTTGCGGATGTGAAGTGTTACCTGCGAGTGGCCAATATCATGGCCAATTACAGTCATCCCGGCGATCTCATGGTGGTGTCTGCGGCAGGTAGTACAACAAACCAGCTGATTAGCTGGTTGAAACTCAGTCAAAGTGATCGTCTTTCTGCCCATCAGGTGCAGCAAAATCTGCGTCGTTACCAACATGACCTGATTAGCGGCTTATTGTCTCCAGAAATGGCTGAGCCGCTGATTAGTGAGTTTATCCATGATTTGGAGCGCCTGGCTGGTCTGTTAGATAACAAAGTCGACGATGCCATTTATGCTGAAGTGGTCGGCCATGGTGAGATTTGGTCCGCCCGTCTGATGGCGGCGGTATTGAACAAACTTGATATGGAAGCTACCTGGCTTGATGCTCGCAGTTTCCTGCGTGCTGAACGCGCGGCGCAGCCACAAATCGACGAGGGCCGCTCTTATCCGTTGTTGCAACAATTGATGGTGCAGCACCCACATCAACGTCTGGTGGTGACCGGGTTTATTTCGCGCAATAACACGGGTGAAACCGTGCTGTTAGGGCGTAACGGCAGTGACTATTCCGCGACACAAGTTGGCGCACTGGCGGGGGTCGAACGCGTCACGATATGGAGTGACGTGGCTGGGGTATACAGTGCTGACCCGCGCAAAGTGAAAGACGCCTGTTTGTTGCCATTACTGCGCCTGGATGAAGCCAGTGAATTGGCCCGTCTGGCGGCTCCGGTGTTGCACACCCGCACACTACAGCCGGTTTCGGGCAGTGATATTGATTTGCAACTGCGTTGTAGTTATCAGCCAGAACAAGGTTCAACCCGAATTGAGCGCGTACTGGCTTCTGGCTCCGGTGCCAAGATTGTTACCAGCCATGATGATGTCTGTCTTATCGAATTGCAGATTGCCAGCCACCATGATTTCTCGCTGGCACAAAAAGAGATCGACTTGCTGCTCAAGCGCGCACAAATCAAGCCGTTGGCGACCGGCATTCATCCTGACCGCAATCTATTGCAACTTTGCTATACCTCAGAAGTGGTTAACAGCGCATTAAGAGTGCTGGAAGATGCCACCCTGCCGGGGAAATTATCTCTGCGTGAAGGGCTGGCATTGGTTGCTTTGGTGGGGGCGGGGGTCAGCAAGAACCCACTGCATAGCCACCGTTTCTATCAGCAACTGAAAGATCAGCCGGTCGAGTTTATTTGGCAGGCAGAAGACGGCATTAGTCTGGTCGCGGTACTGCGCCTAGGGCCGACTGAACATCTGATTCAGGGATTACATCAGTCGCTATTCCGCGCGGAGAAGCGCATCGGTTTAATGTTGTTTGGTAAAGGTAATATTGGTGCCCGTTGGCTGGAGCTATTTGCTCGTGAGCAAAAAAATATCTCAGCTCGCAGTGGTTTTGAGTTCGTGCTGGCGGGAGTGGTGGATAGCCGCCGCAGTCTGCTGAGTTATGACGGGCTGGATGCCAGTCGGACACTGGCATTTTACGATGACGAAGCCCAAGAGCAGGATGAAGAATCGCTATTTTTGTGGATGCGTGCGCATCCATTTGATGATTTGGTGGTGTTGGATGTGACTGCGAGTGAGTCACTGGCAGAGCAATATCTGGATTTCGCCAGCTACGGTTTCCATGTTATCAGTGCCAATAAATTAGCCGGAGCATCCAGTAGCAATAATTACCGCCAAATCCGCGATGCTTTTGCTAAAACAGGCCGCCATTGGCTGTATAACGCCACGGTAGGGGCGGGTTTGCCAGTCAACCACACCGTGCGCGACCTGCGAGATAGCGGTGACAGTATTCTGGCGATCAGCGGTATTTTCTCCGGCACTCTATCTTGGTTATTCCTGCAATTTGACGGCACAGTGCCCTTTACCGATCTGGTGGACCAAGCCTGGCAACAAGGGCTGACAGAACCTGACCCGCGAGTGGACCTGTCTGGGCAAGACGTCATGCGCAAGCTGGTGATTTTAGCCCGCGAAGCCGGTTACGACATTGAACCGAATCAGGTGCGGGTGGAATCACTCGTACCTGCTGGTGCCGATGTTGGCTCAGTGGATCAATTTTTTGAAAATGGTGAAGCATTGAATCAGCAAATGATTCAGCGTTTAGAAGCCGCGAATGAAATGGGTCTGGTGTTACGTTACGTTGCCCGCTTTGATGCCAATGGTAAGGCGCGAGTGGGTGTTGAAGCGGTACGTGCTGACCATCCATTAGCTTCTTTGCTGCCATGCGATAACGTATTTGCCATTGAGAGCCGTTGGTATCGCGATAATCCGTTGGTCATCCGTGGCCCAGGAGCTGGTCGTGATGTCACCGCTGGCGCTATTCAGTCTGATTTAAACCGCTTATCCCAACTGTTGTAA